The [Clostridium] scindens ATCC 35704 nucleotide sequence TGCGCCTGGCCATGATAAGGCCAATATCTCCCGAGCCCAGGATCACGATCTCTTTGCCCGGCATATAGCCTTCCATATTCACCAGCCGCTGGGCTGTCCCGGCCGTATAGATTCCTGCCGGGCGAAAGCCTGGGACATTAAGGGCTCCTCTGGGGCGCTCCCGGCACCCCATTGCCAGGATGACCGCTCTGGCGCGAAGCATCGTCATTCCCTTTTCTCTGCTCATGGCTGTCACGATCTTCCATCCGTCTTCCTGCGCAACGTCTACCACCATTGTATTCAACCGATATGATATCTTCTGCTCCAGCACCTGCCGGATATAACGCCATGCATACTCCGGGCCGGTCAGTTCCTCCTTAAATGTATGGAGGCCGAATCCGTTATGGATGCACTGGTTCAATATACCGCCTAATTCCTTGTCCCTCTCTAGGATCAAAAGGCGCTCGATTCCCTGATGCCTGGCATTCAGGGCTGCCGCCAGGCCTGCCGGCCCGCCGCCGATAATCACGATGTCGTATTCTTCCATGCCTTTTGCCTCCCTATAATTCCTCTTTGTCCCGGCCCTTAAGCATCCAGGACTCGTCAGATGCTTTCCTCACTTCCAGCAGATCCGTATTCCATTCCCGTGCCAGAATCTCCATGACCTTTGGAGAGCAGAAGCCGCTCTGGCACCGTCCCATGCCCGCACGGGTCCTTCGCTTGATCCCGTCCATGGTCCTGGCTCCCAGAGGCCTGTGGATCGCGTCTATGATCTCGCCTTCCGATATCATCTCGCATCGGCAGATAATATTGCCATAGGCCGGATATTTCCGAATCCATGCGTCCCTCTTTTCAATGGACATCTGACCGGGGCGCACGATTCCTTCCCGCCTTGCTATATAGTCCTTATTCTCGGGAAGTTTCAGCCGTTCTTCTACCATGCCTGCCACCAATTCGCCAATTGCCAGGCAGCTAGACAATCCCGGGGACGCGATCCCCGCACAGTCATAGAACCCTTCCTCTGCCTCCCCTATGATAAAGTCCCCATCCTTTTCATGGGCCCGCAAGCCCGCAAAGGATGTAATCACCTGATTCAAGGGGATATCTTTTACTGCCCGGCCACACTGTTCCTTAATCTTTTTAAACCCTTCCCTGGTGGTCTGGATGCCTTCCTTATCCTGGATATCCAAAGCCGTAGGCCCTACCAGCAGATTGCCGTGGACGGTAGGCGTAACCAGCACGCCCTTGCCGTAGGACCCCGGCAGCGTAAATATGGTTCTTGAGACATGGCCTCCTGCTGCCTTGTCAAGAAGCATATACTCTCCCTTCCTTGGAACAATCTCCATAAGAGGCGAACAGGCCAGATTGTGGATCTGATCAGCATAGACGCCAGCGGCATTCACAACCGTCCTTCCTTCATAAGACTGGCCGGATTCTGTGTGCACCTCATAGCCTCCCGGCAGCCTGCGTATCCGATCCACTTTTGCATGAAAGATGAATGCTACGCCGTTCATGCAGGCATTCTCCGCCAGCGCGATGTTCAATTCAAACGGGCATACGATGCCTCCGGTGGGCGCATAAAGCGCCGCTACGGCCGTATCGGAAAGATGGGGCTCCATCTGCCTTAATTCGGGTCCGGATACGATCCTCAGTCCCAGAACACCGTTTGCAATGCCATTCTCATAGAGGCGCTTAAGTTCCGGCATCTGCTTTTCGTCTGTGCAGACCACCAAAGACCCATTCCGTATGAATGGAATATCCAGTTCTTCCGATGCCTTATCCATCATCGCGTTTCCTCGCACATTCAGCCTTGCCTTCATAGTCCCCTGCCTTGCGTCATGCCCTGCATGGACGATGCCGCTGTTGGCTTTGGACGTTCCTGTGCAGACATCCTCGCTGCGTTCTAGCACACAGATCTTCCCACGATATTTTGCCAGTTCCCTCGCAATGGCACAGCCGGAGACCCCGGCCCCGATTATCACTACGTCATACATGCTCTACTCCTCGTCCTTTGCCCAGTCAAATGCATATTTTACCGCCTTGTTCCAGCCCTTTATCCTTTTCCTTCGTTCGTCTTCCCCAATCTTCGGCTCAAAAGTCCGGTCAATCGCCCAGTTCTTTATGACTTCTTCCTTGCTCTTCCAGCATCCTACTGCCAGGCCCGCTAAATAGGCTGCCCCCATGGCCGTAGTCTCAATGCAGCTGGGCCTCTTCACCGGCGCGTCCATGATGTCCGCCTGAGTCTGCATCAGGAAATTATTGGCGCTGGCGCCGCCATCCACCTTCAGGGAACTTAAGGAAATTCCTGAATCCGCCTCCATAGCCTTCAGCACGTCGTATACCTGATAGGCCAGAGATTCCAGCGTTGCCCGGATAATGTGGTATTTATTCACGCCCCTTGTGATTCCTACAATGGTTCCTCTCGCATACTGGTCCCAGTGCGGCGCGCCAAGTCCGGTAAATGCCGGCACCACATAGCATCCATTGGTATCCTTTACTTTCTGCGCCATATACTCTGAGTCCGGCGAAGAATCTATCAGGCGCAGTTCGTCCCTGAGCCACTGGATTGCCGCTCCCGCAACGAATATGGAGCCTTCCAGCGCATAATATACCTTGCCATCCAGCCCCCAGGCAATGGTGGTTACCAGACCGTTATTCGAGAACACCGGCTTCTCCCCGGTATTCATCAGCAGGAAGCAGCCCGTTCCATATGTATTCTTTGCCTCCCCCGCCTGAAAACAGGTCTGGCCGAACAGGGCAGACTGCTGGTCGCCGGCCGCCCCGGCAATCGGGATAGGGCCGCCGAAGTAAGAAGGGTCCGCCTCCCCGTAGACGCAGCTGGACTCCTTCACCTGGGGCAGCATGGAGGCAGGGATATCCAGCAGTTCCAGAATCTCCTGATCCCATTCCAGAGTATTGATATTAAAGAGCAACGTCCTTGATGCATTGGAGTAGTCGGTTACGTGCACCCTTCCCTTAGTCAGTTTCCAGATCAGCCATGTCTCCACCGTTCCAAATAAAAGTTCACCCCGCTGCGCCCTTTCTCTTGCTCCTTCTACATGATCCAGTATCCACTTGATCTTCGTCCCGGAAAAATAGGCGTCAATGATCAGTCCTGTCTTCTGCCTGAAAAACTCCGTAAGGCCCTTGTCTTTCAACGAATCGCAGAACTGGGCCGTCCTCCTGCACTGCCATACGATCGCATGATATACGGGCTCTCCTGTATTCTTATCCCATACGATCACCGTCTCTCTCTGATTCGTGATGCCGATTGCGGCAACATCCTTGGAATCAACGCCGATCTTATTCATCGCCTCAACCGCTACCCCCAGCTGGGTGGACCATATCTCGTCCGCATCATGCTCCACCCATCCTGGTTCCGGAAAATACTGGGTAAATTCCTTCTGTGCCACGCTGCATATCTCTCCCTTTTCATTGAATAGTATACAGCGGTTGCTTGTGGTCCCGGCATCCAATGCCATAATGTATCTTGCCATATCCTTCACCTCTCTTAGCACTTCTTGTAAGTTACTATCCATTGTACCAAATCGGCGGCATAATGGCTAGTCTGCCGCGACATTCCCACGGAAATGTATTCTCATATGCAACAGACCTCCCGCATCGCATCCGGCATGGCCCGGGATATCCTACCCGCCTCCGCATACCGTCAGAAACCGCACTTCATCTTCCGGCTTCACTTTTGTACGATAGTTATCAAGGGACACAATACTGATTCCATTCAGGGTAATCAGGCTGCGCCTGGCCTCTTTATAGGCCAGGCGTCCGTATTTTACGCGGATGGAAGCCAGACAGCCCTTTACATCATGGATATCGAATACTTCTTCTTTCCTGCCCGTAATCTCACGGAGCGCTCCGTAATAAAATATCTTTGACATGATCCATCACCTGATTTCAAAAATTTGCAAAGTTATTACCGATGTATCTTTAATTGCCATATTTTCGCCGCCGAAGGAGTTCCATCTTCCTTCCAGCCGCGTACCTTGTAATACTTGGGAAGCATTTTATCAAGGCGCACTACTGATTTTGGATTCTTATCCTGAGGAACTTTTGCAAGGCGGTCCGGCAGGCTGTCGTCATTCACCGTCAAACCTTCCCTGTAATTATAAAGCCGCTCAATATTGTACCCTCGTTCTCCCAGCTGCATGAAGCGTCCAGTCGTCATCTTAAGCCCGGTGATATGCTTCAGCGCTTCTGCATGGGGCAGAAGGAACATGGAATTAAACGGAAGGAGCCACGGCATGAATTTCCACATGACGCCTAGAACCGGCCTGACCCATATAAGCAATTTCCCGCACAGTTTTGTAAACCAGTGGGACGGTCCCAGCCTGAATAAAAAAGACGGAATCATGCTGTAGGCAGTGAAGAGGCAGAATCCTGACGCAGAGACAGCCTCCATGGCATTCTGCATGAGCACGGTAAGTTCAGGCTTGCCTTTCGTCTCAAGAGGATCCGTGGATAAGACTCCTACCGATTCCAGCAGCGCCAGGTATCCTCCGTTCAGGTGGCATCCGCCCCTGTTGGAAGTTGCATAGCCAAGTCCCATGCCTACAGATTTTCTTGGTTCATAGGAAGCCAGTTCCAATCCTTTGGCATGAATCGCGGCGTCCTTAGCGCCATATTTTTCAGCCAGCCATTTGGAGCCGTTGGCCAGTTCGCTATAGATTCCTTCCCTGCGGGCAATCTTTTTAATCATTTCAGGAAGGCCGGCGGCGTCGCCAAAGCTTACGCCAAAGTCCGCAATTCCCCGTTCTTTTAGTTCCATGGCAAATGCAATCGTCCCGCCAAGCGAGATGGTGTCCATTCCCATAAGATCTGCGATATAGTTGATTTCATTGATCGCGTCCAGATCTGCGCTTTCGATATTTGCCCCAAACAGGCCCACCGTCTCATATTCCGGACCTTTCACATCCTTGTCATAGACCCGGACTCTTCTTTCGCACCGGATCGGGCAACTTACGCACCCCATATTCTTAACCAACTTCGTATCAGCCAATGTCTCTCCGCTGATCTCTTCGGCCTTCTCGTAAAATCCCTTCTGGAAATTCCTGGTGGGCAGGGAGCAGGTGGCATTGGCCTTCGTGACCAGTCCTGCGCTTCCATATTTGGGAAGGGAGGTTCCGGTCATCGGATGGGATTGTAAGAAATGGACCCATTTTTCTATATGTTGATCAAGTTTTTCTTTATTATAGATGCAAGGAGATTTTGTACCGTATGCCGTCACCGCTTTAATATTTTTAGAGCCCAGGACCGCGCCGGCTCCGCATCTTCCGGCCACTCTTTCGCCCGACAGGACTCCCGCGAAGCTTACCAGATTCTCACCGGCAGGACCTATGACGATGGTACCGTACTGCCGGGGGAATTCTTTCTGTACCTGTTCTGTATCCATCCCCCAGAGATGCCCGGCTTCTTTTACATGGACATTTCCATCCAGGATCTCAATATAGGAAGGAGCCTTCGACTTCCCAGTCAGAATAATCCCATCGTATCCGGCCTTTTTCAGCATCATTCCAAAATTACCGCCGCAGTTGGAGGATGCGATGCCTCCAGTCATCACATTCTTGAACGTTATATTGAACCTGCTGGAAGACGGCGCTCCCGTTCCGTTCGCCGGCCCTGTATTGATAATGATCATAGCCTCTTCCGAAAGTGGATCTATGCCTGCGGGCGTCAGATCATAGAGAAGCTTTGCCGCTAATGTCTTGCCTCCGATGTAATATCGAAATGTCTCAGCATCAATTTTAAAACGCCGTACTTTTTTCGTTGATAGGTTTATTTGCAGATAAATGGGCAGATTCATTCGGCCTCACCTGCTTTCATATAGATTGCGTGAAGCGGACATGCCGACTCACAGATTCCGCAGCCCACACATCTTTCCGGAGCCGCTAGTTCGGCAAATACGCTGATGTCTCCCCGGTAGGATGGATCCGCTATTTTCAGCGCGTCTTTTGTGCAGTTCCAGACACACATGGAACAGGCACTGCATTTTTCTCTCAGGATAACGGGCTTTTTCCATTTGCTTTTTGGGACTTGCTCCGCCTGGTTCCCGGCTTGGTCAAGAATGGCTCCCTGGCCACAGGCTCTACCGCAGACGCCGCATTCCACACAGCGCTTCTCATTAATACGATGCCTCTCTTTTAACGTCCCTTCGACCGCGCCAACGGGACACAGTTTTTTGCATAATGTACATCCGATGCACTTTTCCGTTATAAAATAGGACATTCTTTCACCTCTCACTATTATTCATAGGTCCGGGCTATCCCACTCTGCCCGGAGAAAACCGGGAATGTTCTCAAATAAAATCATTTCTCTGAAAATGCATTTTTTCTTCACCTCAGTCAATTTTCTTATTATATCATCATCTCTTTAATTAATTATAATCCTTCTGCAATTTAATTGCGCTATAAATATATATTTAACGAACTGAAATCATTAAAAATGTCCGGCATTATTCCGACGCAAAAAGACCCTTGCAGAATGTACCTGCAAGGGTCTTGCCTGACGTGGGCGAGAGGATTCGAACCCCCGACCTTTTGGTCCGTAGCCAAACGCTCTATCCAGCTGAGCTACGCCCACACGACTATGAATCATTTTCACAGCGAAATTAATTATATCCTAGTTTGTCCTTAATGTCAATATCATTTTATAAAAAAGAGGAAAAGTATGCTTTATATAAAAACAGGGCAGATAACTCTGCCCTGAAAAAGATCGTTCTGTATATTATAAACGACTAAACAGTACAAACGTTAACTGCTTTCAGCTTTCTGCTGTCTTTTGGATCTGCCTCTACATCAAAAGTCACTGCCTGACCTTCTTCAAGAGTCTTGAATCCATCGCACATAATAGCTGAAAAATGTACAAATACATCTTTGCCGTCTTCTCCTGTAATAAATCCATATCCTTTTTCTGAGTTAAACCATTTTACTGTACCATTGTTCATTAAGCGGTACCTCCATATTCTAATTTTGTGCTTTTTGGATAATAAAAAAACGGCCTTTATTCGTAAATCATGTGGAAACGACTTACAAACATAGGTCCGATTCATACATTACCCGATTACATTTATTACTATATCATGTATTGCTTTAAAAGTAAATAGAAACTTTTCAAAAAACTGGCCTGTTTGTTTTCTTTGTATCTGGACTTTTTAAGCCATCCACTTTAGTGATAGTATAGTCTACAGAAAAGCAATTGCAATCTATAATACATTAAAGGATGTGAACCGACTTGACGAAAAAGATCGCTGTAATCAATGATTTGTCCGGATTCGGCCGCTGCTCTCTCACTGCGGCCATCTCCGTCCATTCTGCCATGGGCGTCCAGGCTTGCCCGCTTCCAACCGCAATCCTGACTGCACAGACCGGCTATCCCAGCTACTACTGTGATGACTACACAGACAAGATGGAGCATTACCGCGCCGAATGGAAGAAGATGGGGCAGCATTTCGACGGCATATACACCGGCTTTGTAGCCGGAGAAGCGCAGATCCGGCAGATTTTCAACTTCATAGACACCTTCGACAGCCCGGATACATTTCTGCTGGTAGATCCAGTAATGGGGGATAATGGACGTACCTATTCTATCTTTACTCCGTCCCTCCTGGCACAGATGAGAAGGCTTGCTATGAGGGCAGATATCATTACCCCTAATCTTACGGAATTCTGTCTTCTGGCGGAAGCGGATTATAACAAGATCGCCAACTTTACACAGATAGACCAGCAGCTGTCCGCCATCCGCGCATTGGGCCAGTCGTTCTGCCAAGACGGCCCCCGTGACATCGTCGTCACCGGAATCAATTTCACGGATGCTGACGGGACGCAGCAGGTAGGCAACCTATATATGAATCATAAGGATTCTTTTTTCTGCTCTCTGCCTTATGTTGGCGGAAGCTACTCGGGCACTGGGGATTTATTCGCCTCCTGTATCAGCGCGGGGATGGCCAGAAGCATTCCTCTCCCAGACATTATGCAAACTGCCGGACAGTTTCTGGAACTGGCCATCAAGGATACCGTAGCAGATGGAATCCCCCGCAATGATGGCGTAAACTACGAGAAATACCTGTCTTGCCTAATTCCGGAATGTAACAATTTTTTTAATCATAAGGAAGGATGATGAATTATGAAAACTACCAACAGGCCCGCTGCCCTCATCACCGTCACCGGCCTATTCGCAGCAATGATCGCCTTGATGACCGCATATATTTTCCACATACCCTATGGAGCGAACGGAGGATATATCCACTTTGGAGATGCTCTGATCTATATCGCCGCCGTCCTCCTGCCCCGTCCGTATGCCTTGGCCGCAGCGGCGATCGGGGGCGGGCTTGCAGATCTCATGACCGCGCCAATGTGGGCGCCCGCGACCATATTGATCAAGATGCTTATCACGCTTCCATTTACCAGCCATAGCACAAAGATGCTGGAGATGCGCAATATAATCGCTCCGCTCCCTGCCCTTTTCCTGTCCGCAACAGGCTACTATCTGGCGGAGGGCATCCTCTTCGGCTCTTTTGCAGCGCCGCTGGCTTCTCTTGCAGGAAGCGCCATACAGTCCGGCGGAAGCGCGGTTATCTTTCTTCTTACCGCGGCAGCGCTTGACCGAATCCATATAAAAGCCAAGACACAGCAGTTTTTATTCAGCAATCACTAAGATTACAGAAGGGAAGGATATACGATGGCTGATATTTTATACACTTACAAAGACCAGGTATATGCTAATATTACCAACAAATGCAACTGCCGCTGCCGCTTCTGCATCCGAAGCCACGAAGACGGCGTAGGCGATGCAGACACTCTCTGGCACAAGACTGATCCCACACTTGAGCAGATCAAGGAAGCTATGGACGCCTTTGACTTTGCCGGCTATAAGGAACTGGTCTTCTGCGGCTATGGAGAGCCCACTTGCGCGATCGATAACCTGGTCGCTTCGGCAAAATATGCAAAAGAGAAATATGGACTGTCCATCCGGGTGAACACCAACGGGCTGGCAAACCTATACTATGGAAAAGATGTCATTCCCCTTCTTGCACAAGCGGTAGATTCCGTATCCATCAGCCTGAATGCGCCTACCAGCGAGCAGTATAATGAAGTTTCCCGCCCACAGCTTGACAACGCGTTTGAAGGACTCCTTCAATTCGCAACGGAATGCAAAGGACAAATTCCTTCGGTGAAACTTACGATTGTAGATGTGCTGCCCAAGGAGGAAATCGAGGCATGCAAGAAATTGGCCGCCTCGCTGGATATACCACTAAGAATACGCAGATATGCCTAACGGATGTCTGCGAAATATGGGGGACGGAATATGGACAGAATATTAACTTATCAGATTGGCCCTTCCGAGGGAGGGCTTCGGATTGAGCAGTTTCTCCTGCGCAGAGGATACTCGCTTCAGAATCTCACCCAGTTAAAGAAAATGAAAGAAAGCGTGCTTGTAAACGGCCAGTGGCTTCATCTGAACCGCCGTCTTACATCTGGTGACGAACTGGTGATCCACATACAGGAACATGAATCCTCCAAAAATATTCCTGCGGTAAACCTGTCTCTGGATATTGTGTACGAGGATGAGGACATCATCGTCATCAATAAGCCTGCCGGAATGCCTATCCATCCCTCCCAGAATAATTACAGGAATTCTCTTGCCAATGCCCTTGCCTGGTATTATCAGGAACAGGGGAAGGCTTTCGTATTCCGGTGCGCGAACCGGCTGGATCGGGATACTTCCGGACTCACCGTTGTCTCCAAGCATATGCTAAGCGGCAATGTTCTGTCGTCCATGGCCGCCGACAGGATGCTTCACCGGGAATACCTGGCAATCTGCAGAGGCCATATCACGCCCTCTGCCGGAACCATCCATGCTCCTTTATCACGAAAGCCCGGCTCCATTATCGAGCGCACCGTAGACTGGGAGCAGGGAGAGACAGCCATCACCCATTATTGCGTCGTAGATGAAAAGAACGGACACAGCCTCGTCTCACTTCGCCTGGAGACTGGCCGCACACATCAAATACGCATTCATATGAAACATCTGGGCTACCCTCTCATCGGAGATTATCTGTATAATCCTGACATGGAATATATTGGGAGACAGGCGCTTCATTCCCATAAGCTTTCATTCCCTCATCCAATTACCGGGGAGGATATGGAATTCATCGCGCCGCTTCCCGAGGACATGCAATCGGTGCTGGATCCATAAACCTTAACAGGCCTTTTGCCTGGCTTATGATTTTCTTAAGAATCTTTAGAAATTTTTCTGACTGTTGACATACTTACGTCACATTTATTCCTTATAATAAACTTATCAATTAAAGAAGACGGTAGTCGTACTGAGGTGTCTGTATGATTACCGGACTTCGCCTAACAATACGTAAAATTTACATAGATTTTTTCATCCCCCTTTCGGGCCGGCGCATAAGTGCCGGCTCTCTCTCTGTGCAAAAAAATGAATAATTTTTACATTAGGTATTCCCTCAGACGAATCTCTTATGCTATAATCAGTACGTGGCTTCCATCCGAAGCCATACACTATGCAGCAGTGGTCGAGTTGGCTGAAGGCGTCTGCCTCGAAAGCAGAAGAGCCGAAAGGCTCCGGGGGTTCAAATCCCTCCTGCTGCGTTATATCCTGCCAGTACATCTCTTTCGGTACATGCAGGATATATTTTTCCAATAATTTCTTCCGTTTTTTTAAGATTCTTTAGAAACATTTCCGTCTTCTGACATATCTGCTTCACATTTTCCGGCTATAATAATCATATTAGTATCTTAATCCTCCCTATCATGAGCCTCTATATTCTGATCCATGCTCCCAGACCGGAATCCTTCCAGATCAAGCGCAATATAGACATAGCCCAGGCTCTTGAGATATTCTGCAATCTCCTTTTTGTATTCCATGACCACGTCCATAGCCTGGCAGTCCACCTCGATTCTGGCAATATCGCCATGAACTCTGACCCGTACATTGTAAATCCCAAGTTCCTTAAGATAAGACTCTGCGTCTTCCACCTTACGCATATCCGCATAAGTCAGCCTGGTTCCATAAGGGAATCTGGTGGCCAGGCAAGGCGTCGAAGGCTTCTTCGCTACGGAGATCCCATATTCTTTCGCAAGCAGCCTGACCTCTTCTTTGGTAATGCAGGCGTCCGCCAAAGGACTGATGATTCCCAGTTCTCTTATCGCGCGGATACCCGGGCGATAGGCCTTAAGGTCATCCGCATTGGTCCCTTCCATTATCCATCCTGCCTGCAGCTTAGCGGCCTCGCCCTGGATCTGCTCAAACAAATGCCTTTTGCAGCGATAGCACCGGTCTGTCGGATTGTCCGCAATCTGCGCGGTTTCCAGTTCATCAATCTTAAGTATCCTGAAATCAGCCCCAATCTCTTCGGCAACCCTTTTGGCGCTTTGCGCGTCACCAGACGGGTGCATCGCCGTATGAAGGAAGACTGCATACACCTTCCGATTACTTTTTAACGCCGCTTCGCAGGCAAGTTTCAGCAGCAGGC carries:
- a CDS encoding NAD(P)/FAD-dependent oxidoreductase; this translates as MYDVVIIGAGVSGCAIARELAKYRGKICVLERSEDVCTGTSKANSGIVHAGHDARQGTMKARLNVRGNAMMDKASEELDIPFIRNGSLVVCTDEKQMPELKRLYENGIANGVLGLRIVSGPELRQMEPHLSDTAVAALYAPTGGIVCPFELNIALAENACMNGVAFIFHAKVDRIRRLPGGYEVHTESGQSYEGRTVVNAAGVYADQIHNLACSPLMEIVPRKGEYMLLDKAAGGHVSRTIFTLPGSYGKGVLVTPTVHGNLLVGPTALDIQDKEGIQTTREGFKKIKEQCGRAVKDIPLNQVITSFAGLRAHEKDGDFIIGEAEEGFYDCAGIASPGLSSCLAIGELVAGMVEERLKLPENKDYIARREGIVRPGQMSIEKRDAWIRKYPAYGNIICRCEMISEGEIIDAIHRPLGARTMDGIKRRTRAGMGRCQSGFCSPKVMEILAREWNTDLLEVRKASDESWMLKGRDKEEL
- the glpK gene encoding glycerol kinase GlpK, encoding MARYIMALDAGTTSNRCILFNEKGEICSVAQKEFTQYFPEPGWVEHDADEIWSTQLGVAVEAMNKIGVDSKDVAAIGITNQRETVIVWDKNTGEPVYHAIVWQCRRTAQFCDSLKDKGLTEFFRQKTGLIIDAYFSGTKIKWILDHVEGARERAQRGELLFGTVETWLIWKLTKGRVHVTDYSNASRTLLFNINTLEWDQEILELLDIPASMLPQVKESSCVYGEADPSYFGGPIPIAGAAGDQQSALFGQTCFQAGEAKNTYGTGCFLLMNTGEKPVFSNNGLVTTIAWGLDGKVYYALEGSIFVAGAAIQWLRDELRLIDSSPDSEYMAQKVKDTNGCYVVPAFTGLGAPHWDQYARGTIVGITRGVNKYHIIRATLESLAYQVYDVLKAMEADSGISLSSLKVDGGASANNFLMQTQADIMDAPVKRPSCIETTAMGAAYLAGLAVGCWKSKEEVIKNWAIDRTFEPKIGEDERRKRIKGWNKAVKYAFDWAKDEE
- a CDS encoding MoaD/ThiS family protein — translated: MSKIFYYGALREITGRKEEVFDIHDVKGCLASIRVKYGRLAYKEARRSLITLNGISIVSLDNYRTKVKPEDEVRFLTVCGGG
- a CDS encoding aldehyde ferredoxin oxidoreductase family protein; protein product: MNLPIYLQINLSTKKVRRFKIDAETFRYYIGGKTLAAKLLYDLTPAGIDPLSEEAMIIINTGPANGTGAPSSSRFNITFKNVMTGGIASSNCGGNFGMMLKKAGYDGIILTGKSKAPSYIEILDGNVHVKEAGHLWGMDTEQVQKEFPRQYGTIVIGPAGENLVSFAGVLSGERVAGRCGAGAVLGSKNIKAVTAYGTKSPCIYNKEKLDQHIEKWVHFLQSHPMTGTSLPKYGSAGLVTKANATCSLPTRNFQKGFYEKAEEISGETLADTKLVKNMGCVSCPIRCERRVRVYDKDVKGPEYETVGLFGANIESADLDAINEINYIADLMGMDTISLGGTIAFAMELKERGIADFGVSFGDAAGLPEMIKKIARREGIYSELANGSKWLAEKYGAKDAAIHAKGLELASYEPRKSVGMGLGYATSNRGGCHLNGGYLALLESVGVLSTDPLETKGKPELTVLMQNAMEAVSASGFCLFTAYSMIPSFLFRLGPSHWFTKLCGKLLIWVRPVLGVMWKFMPWLLPFNSMFLLPHAEALKHITGLKMTTGRFMQLGERGYNIERLYNYREGLTVNDDSLPDRLAKVPQDKNPKSVVRLDKMLPKYYKVRGWKEDGTPSAAKIWQLKIHR
- a CDS encoding 4Fe-4S binding protein, with product MSYFITEKCIGCTLCKKLCPVGAVEGTLKERHRINEKRCVECGVCGRACGQGAILDQAGNQAEQVPKSKWKKPVILREKCSACSMCVWNCTKDALKIADPSYRGDISVFAELAAPERCVGCGICESACPLHAIYMKAGEAE
- a CDS encoding cold-shock protein codes for the protein MNNGTVKWFNSEKGYGFITGEDGKDVFVHFSAIMCDGFKTLEEGQAVTFDVEADPKDSRKLKAVNVCTV
- a CDS encoding pyridoxamine kinase — translated: MTKKIAVINDLSGFGRCSLTAAISVHSAMGVQACPLPTAILTAQTGYPSYYCDDYTDKMEHYRAEWKKMGQHFDGIYTGFVAGEAQIRQIFNFIDTFDSPDTFLLVDPVMGDNGRTYSIFTPSLLAQMRRLAMRADIITPNLTEFCLLAEADYNKIANFTQIDQQLSAIRALGQSFCQDGPRDIVVTGINFTDADGTQQVGNLYMNHKDSFFCSLPYVGGSYSGTGDLFASCISAGMARSIPLPDIMQTAGQFLELAIKDTVADGIPRNDGVNYEKYLSCLIPECNNFFNHKEG
- a CDS encoding TIGR04002 family protein, giving the protein MKTTNRPAALITVTGLFAAMIALMTAYIFHIPYGANGGYIHFGDALIYIAAVLLPRPYALAAAAIGGGLADLMTAPMWAPATILIKMLITLPFTSHSTKMLEMRNIIAPLPALFLSATGYYLAEGILFGSFAAPLASLAGSAIQSGGSAVIFLLTAAALDRIHIKAKTQQFLFSNH
- a CDS encoding TIGR04100 family radical SAM protein; its protein translation is MADILYTYKDQVYANITNKCNCRCRFCIRSHEDGVGDADTLWHKTDPTLEQIKEAMDAFDFAGYKELVFCGYGEPTCAIDNLVASAKYAKEKYGLSIRVNTNGLANLYYGKDVIPLLAQAVDSVSISLNAPTSEQYNEVSRPQLDNAFEGLLQFATECKGQIPSVKLTIVDVLPKEEIEACKKLAASLDIPLRIRRYA
- a CDS encoding RluA family pseudouridine synthase, with product MDRILTYQIGPSEGGLRIEQFLLRRGYSLQNLTQLKKMKESVLVNGQWLHLNRRLTSGDELVIHIQEHESSKNIPAVNLSLDIVYEDEDIIVINKPAGMPIHPSQNNYRNSLANALAWYYQEQGKAFVFRCANRLDRDTSGLTVVSKHMLSGNVLSSMAADRMLHREYLAICRGHITPSAGTIHAPLSRKPGSIIERTVDWEQGETAITHYCVVDEKNGHSLVSLRLETGRTHQIRIHMKHLGYPLIGDYLYNPDMEYIGRQALHSHKLSFPHPITGEDMEFIAPLPEDMQSVLDP
- the larE gene encoding ATP-dependent sacrificial sulfur transferase LarE gives rise to the protein MKRNEEKMQCLRRQMEGYAKKDVIVAFSGGVDSSLLLKLACEAALKSNRKVYAVFLHTAMHPSGDAQSAKRVAEEIGADFRILKIDELETAQIADNPTDRCYRCKRHLFEQIQGEAAKLQAGWIMEGTNADDLKAYRPGIRAIRELGIISPLADACITKEEVRLLAKEYGISVAKKPSTPCLATRFPYGTRLTYADMRKVEDAESYLKELGIYNVRVRVHGDIARIEVDCQAMDVVMEYKKEIAEYLKSLGYVYIALDLEGFRSGSMDQNIEAHDRED